A window from Rhizosphaericola mali encodes these proteins:
- a CDS encoding TAT-variant-translocated molybdopterin oxidoreductase, whose product MENRKYWQNFGEKNDSEAFKASVKDEFPKEKEQQIPFDESKGLLSSVTPRRDFLKYLGFSTAAAAVAASCETPINKSIPFANKPEDIVPGQANYYATTYAQDGDVTSVIAKVRDGRPIKLEGNELSPLTKGGTSARIQAAVLDLYDTNRLRFPTISSKESTFAAVDKAVASDLVSLGGKPVVILTSSITSPSSKTVIDQFIAKYPGSRQVTYDAVSYSGLLLANEATFGKRAIPAYHFENADVIVSLNSDFLGTWLTPVEFSKQYAVGKKIDEKNPKMSKHFQFESILSMTGANADERFIQKPSEEGLVVAALYAAVTGGSISGISDAKLKAGIQKAAKALIAKKGKSLVVSGSNDTNIQIIVNAINQTVGAYGTTIDWATPINNRQGIDNEFVQLVQQLNSGSVGALFVIGANPAYSWYNAEQFIAGVKKTPLTVSFAEKIDETAELCKYQIPSNHFLESWDDQEAKLGYISFTQPTINPLFKTRQWQDSLLKWAGNPVSYADFLKQSWITKLGGEPAWAKVLQDGVINPAAAPLAAAAFNGAAVAAAVSASSTSVNGGKYQVQLYQKVSIGEGQGAGNPWLQEMPDPVTRATWDNYAIISPALAKTLFNIDLNDNGSADDYEVHPDKHVVKVTVNGKSIDLPAIIIPGTEANTIGIAVGFGRSEKLGKTAAGVGKNAYVLASLVGGNVSYKATSADLADTGSLYPVAFVQTHNIYDTPQGKRVEIMKELTLADFKKDPKHIFEDREHEFEEFGGVENFEKQGTIYPYYEKPGIHWSMSVDLNSCTGCGACVVACQAENNIAVVGKSEVARFHDMEWLRIDRYYSGDLENPQVVFQPLMCQHCDNAPCENVCPVNATNHSTEGLNQMAYNRCIGTRYCANNCPYKVRRFNWADYTGADSFPDNQDQQVVGVLDPAVHQMNDDLTRMVLNPDVTVRSRGVMEKCSFCVQRLQEGKLTAKREGRPLKSGENNEWDVRTACQQSCPSDCIVFGNVNDPKSAISQVRHENPLRLFYSLEQLHIMPNVNYLTKVRNRDEITIEEEA is encoded by the coding sequence ATGGAGAACAGAAAGTACTGGCAAAACTTTGGTGAAAAGAATGATTCAGAGGCATTTAAGGCATCTGTAAAGGATGAGTTTCCCAAAGAAAAGGAACAGCAAATACCTTTTGACGAAAGTAAGGGGTTATTGAGTTCAGTTACTCCCCGTAGAGATTTTTTGAAATATTTAGGTTTCAGTACTGCAGCAGCAGCAGTTGCCGCAAGTTGCGAAACTCCAATAAATAAATCTATCCCATTTGCTAACAAACCAGAAGATATCGTTCCTGGTCAAGCAAATTATTATGCAACTACTTATGCTCAAGACGGGGACGTTACGAGTGTAATTGCAAAAGTTAGAGACGGTCGTCCTATCAAATTAGAAGGTAATGAATTGTCTCCTCTTACAAAAGGTGGTACATCAGCTAGAATTCAAGCGGCTGTATTAGACTTATATGATACTAACAGATTAAGATTCCCAACAATTTCCTCTAAAGAATCAACATTCGCAGCCGTTGATAAAGCTGTTGCAAGTGATTTAGTTTCTTTAGGTGGCAAACCAGTTGTAATCTTAACTTCTTCTATTACATCTCCATCTTCTAAAACTGTTATTGATCAGTTTATTGCAAAATATCCAGGTAGCCGCCAAGTTACTTATGATGCCGTATCTTATTCTGGTTTATTATTAGCTAATGAAGCAACTTTTGGTAAAAGAGCAATTCCTGCATATCATTTTGAAAATGCGGATGTAATTGTTTCTTTAAATAGTGATTTCTTAGGTACTTGGTTAACTCCAGTTGAGTTTTCAAAACAATATGCAGTTGGAAAGAAAATAGATGAGAAAAATCCTAAAATGAGCAAGCACTTTCAATTTGAAAGTATTTTGAGCATGACAGGAGCAAATGCTGACGAAAGATTTATTCAAAAACCATCTGAAGAAGGCTTAGTTGTTGCTGCTCTTTATGCAGCTGTAACTGGAGGATCAATCAGTGGTATTTCAGATGCAAAATTAAAAGCAGGTATTCAAAAAGCTGCCAAAGCGCTTATTGCTAAAAAGGGTAAATCTTTAGTTGTAAGTGGTAGCAATGATACAAATATTCAAATAATTGTAAATGCCATCAATCAAACGGTTGGTGCGTATGGTACTACTATTGATTGGGCTACACCAATTAATAATCGCCAAGGTATAGATAATGAATTTGTACAATTAGTTCAACAATTAAATAGTGGATCTGTTGGTGCATTGTTTGTTATTGGAGCAAATCCTGCATATTCTTGGTATAATGCAGAGCAATTTATTGCTGGTGTTAAGAAAACTCCTTTGACAGTTTCATTTGCTGAAAAAATTGATGAAACTGCTGAATTGTGTAAATATCAAATTCCTTCTAACCATTTCTTGGAAAGTTGGGATGATCAAGAAGCTAAATTGGGATATATTTCCTTTACGCAACCAACCATCAACCCATTGTTCAAAACTCGTCAATGGCAAGACAGCTTGTTGAAATGGGCAGGAAATCCAGTTTCTTATGCTGATTTCTTAAAACAATCTTGGATTACCAAATTAGGTGGTGAACCAGCTTGGGCTAAGGTATTGCAAGATGGTGTTATCAATCCTGCTGCTGCTCCTTTAGCTGCTGCGGCATTTAATGGCGCTGCTGTTGCTGCTGCCGTAAGTGCTTCTTCTACTTCTGTAAACGGTGGTAAATATCAAGTTCAACTTTATCAAAAAGTTTCTATAGGTGAAGGTCAAGGTGCTGGTAATCCTTGGTTACAAGAAATGCCTGATCCCGTTACTCGTGCAACTTGGGATAACTATGCGATCATTTCTCCTGCATTAGCTAAAACATTATTCAACATTGATTTGAATGATAATGGTAGTGCGGATGATTATGAAGTACATCCTGATAAACATGTTGTAAAAGTTACTGTTAACGGTAAATCAATTGACTTACCAGCAATTATAATTCCTGGTACAGAAGCAAATACAATTGGTATTGCGGTTGGATTTGGACGTTCTGAAAAATTAGGAAAAACTGCTGCTGGAGTTGGTAAAAATGCTTATGTTTTAGCTTCTCTAGTGGGTGGTAATGTTTCTTATAAAGCGACAAGTGCTGATCTTGCTGATACGGGTAGTTTATATCCAGTAGCTTTTGTTCAAACGCATAATATCTACGATACTCCTCAGGGTAAACGTGTAGAAATTATGAAAGAATTGACTTTAGCTGATTTCAAAAAAGATCCTAAACATATTTTCGAAGATAGAGAGCATGAATTTGAAGAGTTTGGTGGTGTTGAAAATTTCGAAAAACAAGGTACTATTTATCCATATTATGAAAAACCAGGTATTCACTGGTCTATGAGTGTGGATTTAAATAGCTGTACTGGTTGTGGTGCTTGTGTAGTAGCATGTCAAGCTGAAAACAATATAGCAGTTGTAGGTAAGAGTGAAGTTGCTCGTTTCCACGATATGGAATGGTTAAGAATTGACCGTTACTATAGTGGTGATTTAGAAAATCCACAAGTTGTATTCCAACCGTTGATGTGTCAACATTGTGATAATGCACCTTGTGAGAACGTTTGTCCTGTTAACGCAACGAACCACAGTACTGAAGGTTTAAACCAAATGGCTTATAACAGATGTATTGGTACAAGATATTGTGCAAATAACTGTCCATATAAAGTACGTCGTTTCAACTGGGCTGATTATACTGGAGCTGATAGCTTCCCAGATAACCAAGACCAACAAGTTGTTGGTGTATTAGATCCTGCTGTTCATCAAATGAACGATGATTTGACAAGAATGGTTCTAAATCCAGACGTAACAGTTCGTTCTCGTGGTGTAATGGAAAAATGTTCTTTCTGTGTTCAAAGATTACAAGAAGGTAAACTTACAGCGAAGAGAGAAGGTCGTCCTTTGAAATCTGGAGAAAACAACGAATGGGATGTTAGGACAGCATGTCAACAATCTTGCCCTAGTGATTGTATCGTATTTGGTAATGTTAATGATCCAAAAAGTGCAATCTCTCAAGTTAGACACGAAAATCCACTTCGTTTATTCTATTCCTTGGAACAATTACACATTATGCCTAATGTGAATTATTTAACTAAGGTTAGAAATCGTGATGAAATCACAATCGAAGAAGAAGCATAA
- the nrfD gene encoding NrfD/PsrC family molybdoenzyme membrane anchor subunit, with protein MSLFKYESEVREPLVKGNKTYHQITEDIISPIEVKPTKLWYVGFVLAICLLGFGVVSVYEEVVYGIGQWNLNKTVGWGWDITNFVWWVGIGHAGTLISAILLLFRQGWRTGVNRAAEAMTIFAVMCAGQFPIFHMGRVWMAMFVMPYPNTRGSLWPNFESPLLWDVFAISTYFTVSLLFWYSGLLPDFATVRDRAKTKLRRLLYGAAAFGWTGSTKHWQRHESLSLVLAGLSTPLVLSVHTIVSFDFATSVIPGWHTAIFPPYFVAGAVFSGFAMVQTLLLMVRHLLGLQDYITMGHIEAMNKVIVLTASIVGCAYLTELFMAWYSQNKYEGYAFFYSRVNLFSPYGWSYWGMMSCNVIVPQIFWFKKIRRNIFITFFMSILINVGMWFERFVIIVTSIYRDYLPSSWTIYYSPSIWELGFYLGTFGLFFTCFFLFAKYFPTIAVAEIKSVLKTTGDNYHEKMVPVETLEPEDFAHKYAH; from the coding sequence ATGTCATTATTTAAATACGAATCAGAAGTCAGGGAGCCTTTGGTGAAGGGTAACAAAACTTATCATCAAATTACCGAAGATATTATCAGCCCCATCGAAGTAAAGCCTACAAAACTATGGTATGTTGGTTTTGTATTAGCGATATGTTTACTTGGGTTTGGTGTAGTCAGCGTATATGAAGAGGTAGTTTATGGTATTGGCCAGTGGAACCTAAATAAAACCGTTGGTTGGGGTTGGGATATTACTAACTTCGTATGGTGGGTAGGTATTGGCCATGCTGGTACATTGATCTCCGCTATCTTGTTATTGTTCCGTCAAGGATGGAGAACAGGTGTGAATAGAGCAGCTGAAGCAATGACAATCTTCGCCGTTATGTGTGCAGGTCAGTTTCCAATTTTCCACATGGGGCGTGTATGGATGGCGATGTTTGTAATGCCTTATCCAAATACAAGAGGTTCTTTATGGCCTAACTTTGAATCTCCATTACTTTGGGACGTATTTGCGATCTCTACTTACTTTACTGTTTCTTTATTATTTTGGTATTCTGGTTTATTACCTGATTTCGCAACAGTAAGAGACCGTGCTAAAACTAAATTACGTAGATTATTATATGGTGCTGCTGCATTTGGTTGGACTGGTTCTACTAAACACTGGCAAAGACATGAATCTCTTTCATTAGTGTTAGCTGGTTTGTCAACTCCATTGGTACTTTCAGTACACACAATTGTATCTTTTGACTTTGCAACATCTGTTATACCTGGTTGGCATACTGCCATCTTCCCTCCTTACTTCGTAGCGGGTGCGGTATTCTCTGGATTTGCCATGGTGCAGACGCTTCTTTTAATGGTTCGCCATTTATTAGGATTGCAAGATTATATTACAATGGGGCATATTGAGGCGATGAATAAAGTCATTGTTTTGACAGCATCAATTGTTGGTTGTGCATACTTAACAGAATTGTTCATGGCATGGTACTCTCAAAATAAATATGAAGGTTACGCTTTCTTCTATAGCCGTGTTAACTTGTTTAGTCCTTATGGTTGGTCTTATTGGGGTATGATGAGTTGTAACGTTATTGTTCCTCAGATATTCTGGTTCAAGAAAATTAGAAGAAATATCTTTATTACCTTCTTCATGAGTATCTTGATTAACGTAGGTATGTGGTTTGAACGTTTTGTAATTATCGTTACTTCTATCTATCGTGACTATCTTCCATCTTCTTGGACAATTTACTATAGTCCATCTATTTGGGAACTTGGGTTCTACTTAGGTACGTTTGGATTATTCTTTACATGTTTCTTCTTATTTGCTAAATACTTCCCTACAATTGCGGTAGCTGAAATCAAATCTGTTCTTAAAACTACTGGTGATAATTACCATGAAAAAATGGTACCAGTTGAAACATTGGAACCTGAAGATTTCGCTCACAAATACGCACATTAG
- a CDS encoding DUF3341 domain-containing protein, with protein sequence MSKKKFVVACYDDDDQLFPAIKKCREAGYKIHDIYTPFPVHGLDHALGMRETSLHTAGFIYGITGTTTALSCMTWILTSDWPQIYDGKPHFALPAFIPITFELTVMFAAVGMVMTFMWLCKMAPGVKKHHFDLRATDDLFVMPIECTSKTNVDDLQSFLKSTGAMKVNVQEAETEWWWGRYDVDDEPHLIQDVPVDAA encoded by the coding sequence ATGTCTAAAAAGAAGTTTGTTGTAGCTTGTTATGATGATGATGATCAATTGTTTCCTGCGATTAAAAAGTGCAGAGAAGCTGGTTATAAAATTCATGATATTTATACTCCATTTCCTGTTCATGGTTTAGATCATGCACTTGGGATGAGAGAGACAAGTTTGCATACTGCCGGTTTTATTTATGGTATTACTGGTACGACTACGGCTTTGTCTTGTATGACTTGGATTTTAACTTCAGATTGGCCTCAGATTTATGATGGTAAACCACATTTTGCTTTGCCTGCATTTATCCCTATCACATTTGAGCTTACAGTAATGTTCGCTGCTGTAGGTATGGTAATGACTTTTATGTGGCTTTGTAAAATGGCTCCGGGTGTTAAAAAACATCATTTTGATCTAAGAGCTACGGATGATTTATTCGTTATGCCGATTGAATGTACATCTAAAACGAATGTTGATGATTTGCAATCGTTTTTAAAGAGCACTGGAGCGATGAAGGTTAATGTTCAAGAAGCTGAAACTGAATGGTGGTGGGGTAGATATGATGTTGATGATGAACCTCATTTGATTCAAGATGTTCCAGTTGACGCCGCTTAA
- a CDS encoding c-type cytochrome: MKKFSVIAFVGLAGIGLVSCSDNNRKPHRVYMPDMFYSRAYETYGQRDSSVFTENPNDAGEKVFYNNQPVSGTISRGEDMPFDIPKDKPGDTTNYVVAKAFQNPEPALDTKTHAETERLYLIYCGICHGAKLDGNGPLYKGGDGPFPAKPADFIAGAKYLAMPDGQMFYSVTYGFNMMGSYASQLSRKQRWDIIHYIKGKQAEATKPAATATSDSSAVAKK; this comes from the coding sequence ATGAAGAAATTTTCTGTAATAGCATTTGTAGGTTTAGCAGGTATTGGCCTTGTAAGTTGCAGCGACAATAATCGCAAACCTCATAGAGTATATATGCCAGATATGTTTTATAGCAGAGCTTATGAAACGTATGGTCAAAGAGATTCTTCTGTATTTACAGAAAATCCTAATGATGCTGGTGAAAAAGTATTTTATAATAATCAACCAGTGAGTGGTACTATTTCCAGAGGAGAGGATATGCCTTTTGACATACCGAAGGATAAACCGGGAGATACTACAAACTATGTAGTGGCAAAGGCTTTTCAAAATCCTGAGCCTGCATTAGATACTAAGACTCATGCAGAAACAGAAAGATTATACTTAATCTATTGTGGTATCTGTCACGGAGCTAAGTTAGATGGTAATGGTCCTTTATACAAAGGTGGAGATGGACCTTTTCCTGCTAAGCCAGCAGATTTTATTGCTGGAGCTAAATATTTAGCAATGCCTGATGGACAGATGTTCTACTCTGTTACTTATGGATTTAATATGATGGGTAGTTATGCATCTCAATTATCAAGAAAACAACGTTGGGATATTATCCATTATATTAAAGGTAAACAAGCTGAAGCTACTAAACCAGCAGCTACCGCAACATCAGATAGCAGTGCTGTCGCTAAAAAATAA
- a CDS encoding quinol:cytochrome C oxidoreductase, which yields MSTLKLQFEVPSKMKSWSIGLIVVGLIAVILGFVTKGSSKEASLSTQFWGTLMYNSIFFLLVCNAAMFFICATTLAMGGWQQSFKRVAEAISAVVPIFAVLTGLLLIGFVLTGNYHIYEWLNKDFVNSHEAVKGKSGFLSPGFFIVWTLLTLGLWVILGKNMRKISSEADEKPFGFEEGRKYIFRNTVAAALFIVWFALTVGSVTPWFWMMSIDAGWYSTMYSWYTFASSFVSGVALIILFVIYLKNKGYLEYTNQEHLHDLGKFMFAFSIFWTYLWFAQYMLLWYANIPEETIYFKKRIQTEYKGVFFLMLVINFVCPILILMKRSAKRNYTVLTFMAVLIIFGHWLDFYQMIMASLCNSEITLGWLDFGVAALYVGMIIFFVGKNLEKKPLIPRYHPFLKESIIHHT from the coding sequence ATGTCTACATTAAAATTGCAATTTGAAGTACCTTCTAAAATGAAATCGTGGTCTATCGGTTTGATTGTGGTTGGTTTAATTGCTGTAATACTTGGTTTCGTAACTAAGGGATCTTCCAAGGAAGCAAGTCTAAGTACTCAATTTTGGGGTACTCTGATGTATAATAGCATATTTTTCCTTTTGGTATGTAATGCTGCTATGTTTTTTATTTGTGCTACTACATTAGCAATGGGCGGTTGGCAGCAAAGTTTTAAAAGAGTTGCTGAGGCAATCTCTGCAGTTGTTCCAATTTTCGCTGTATTAACTGGTTTACTTTTAATTGGTTTTGTTTTAACTGGCAACTATCATATATACGAATGGTTAAATAAGGATTTTGTTAATAGCCATGAAGCTGTTAAAGGTAAATCTGGATTTTTAAGCCCTGGATTCTTTATTGTTTGGACTTTATTGACATTGGGTCTTTGGGTTATTTTAGGTAAAAATATGCGTAAGATATCTTCTGAAGCAGATGAAAAGCCATTTGGTTTTGAAGAAGGTAGAAAATATATTTTCAGAAATACGGTTGCTGCGGCGTTATTCATTGTATGGTTTGCACTTACCGTAGGTTCTGTTACTCCATGGTTCTGGATGATGAGTATCGATGCTGGTTGGTATAGTACGATGTACAGTTGGTATACTTTTGCGTCTTCTTTTGTTTCTGGTGTTGCATTAATTATTCTCTTCGTTATATACTTGAAGAATAAAGGATATTTAGAATATACGAACCAAGAACACTTACATGATTTAGGTAAATTTATGTTTGCATTCTCTATTTTCTGGACTTACCTTTGGTTTGCTCAATATATGTTGTTATGGTATGCAAATATCCCTGAAGAAACGATTTATTTCAAGAAAAGAATCCAAACTGAGTATAAAGGTGTTTTCTTCTTGATGTTAGTTATCAACTTTGTATGTCCTATTTTAATCTTGATGAAGCGTTCTGCAAAGCGTAATTACACGGTATTGACATTCATGGCTGTATTGATCATATTTGGTCACTGGTTAGATTTTTACCAAATGATTATGGCTAGTCTTTGCAATAGTGAGATTACTTTAGGTTGGTTAGATTTTGGTGTAGCAGCTTTATATGTAGGGATGATTATATTCTTTGTTGGTAAAAATTTAGAGAAGAAACCATTAATTCCTAGATATCATCCATTCTTGAAAGAAAGTATTATTCACCATACTTAA
- a CDS encoding cytochrome c oxidase subunit II yields MLLSIAVILLILLVIFQISKASEYVSILRGEDKSFKQSNKVNGFLMITFLVFGLIAVYWCNKILYPKTNLHLGSSSIEGEQVDTMLWITIIITGIVFIVTQILLFWFAFRYQHKEGNTSYFYPHNSKLEIVWTTVPTIVLAILIVFGLRSWSLFTGDAPKDAMQIEVTGKQFGWIFRYPGKDGVFGEKYFKDIDEGNSNPLGLIWKDSAALGQKADPATMDDIIAQSTVYIVKNKPVKFIINSRDVIHDFGLSWFRMKMDAVPGTPTTMWFTPKYTTKEMIQRTGNPDFQYEVSCDQLCGNGHYSMKGTIVVVTQAEYDEWLAKQKPAYYAAFPDKEPKEAPAATDSSSAKAATTAKL; encoded by the coding sequence ATGTTATTGTCAATTGCGGTTATTTTATTGATTCTACTGGTAATATTCCAGATTTCTAAAGCGAGTGAATATGTTTCTATTCTTCGTGGAGAAGACAAGTCCTTCAAGCAAAGTAATAAGGTAAATGGTTTTCTGATGATTACTTTTTTAGTTTTTGGTTTGATTGCAGTGTATTGGTGCAATAAGATTTTATATCCAAAAACAAATCTTCATCTTGGATCTTCTAGCATTGAAGGTGAACAAGTAGATACAATGCTTTGGATAACTATTATTATCACAGGAATTGTTTTTATAGTAACCCAAATATTATTATTTTGGTTTGCATTTAGATATCAACATAAAGAAGGTAATACTTCCTATTTCTACCCTCACAATAGTAAACTAGAAATAGTATGGACTACTGTACCTACAATTGTACTTGCTATTTTGATTGTATTTGGATTAAGAAGTTGGTCTTTATTTACTGGAGATGCTCCTAAAGATGCTATGCAAATTGAAGTTACAGGTAAACAATTTGGTTGGATTTTTAGATATCCAGGTAAAGATGGTGTTTTTGGTGAAAAATATTTTAAAGATATTGATGAAGGTAATAGTAATCCTTTGGGTTTAATTTGGAAGGATAGTGCGGCATTAGGTCAAAAAGCTGATCCTGCTACTATGGACGATATTATTGCTCAATCTACTGTATATATTGTTAAGAATAAACCAGTTAAGTTTATTATTAACTCAAGAGATGTTATACATGATTTTGGTTTGTCTTGGTTCAGAATGAAGATGGATGCAGTTCCTGGTACACCTACTACAATGTGGTTTACACCTAAGTATACTACTAAAGAAATGATTCAGCGTACTGGTAATCCTGATTTTCAATATGAAGTTTCATGTGATCAATTATGTGGTAATGGTCACTACTCTATGAAAGGTACAATTGTTGTGGTTACACAAGCTGAATATGATGAATGGTTAGCTAAACAAAAACCTGCTTATTATGCAGCGTTCCCTGATAAAGAACCAAAAGAAGCTCCTGCAGCTACAGATTCTTCTTCTGCAAAGGCAGCAACAACAGCGAAATTATAG
- a CDS encoding cytochrome c oxidase subunit I, with amino-acid sequence MSNELVLNPGVDIAGDAHAHEHHHHQPFITKYIFSFDHKMIAKQYLLSGIFWAIIGGLMSLVFRLQLGFPDQAFPLLEEVLGKKWAPGGHINADAYYSLITIHGTVLLFFVLTGGLSGTFANFLIPLQIGARDMASPLMNMLSYWFFFLSGLIMLCSLFLETGPFAGGWQAYPPLSALGDASKGSKAGMDYWTTAMVLFVVSQLLGGLNYISTVLNMRTKGMSMTRMPLTIWGLMFQAVLGVLSFPVLTAGFVLLIFDRHFGTSFYLSDIFVNGVGALSHEGGNAILYQHLFWFLGHPEVYIVILPAMGLVSEVMSVNARKPIFGYTAMIGSMAAIVVLAFLVWAHHMFVTGLNPFLGSIFVLLTLLIAIPSAIKAFNWITTLWRGNNIFRPGMLFAIGFVSVFISGGLTGIFLGNAAIDIHIHDTYFVIAHFHLVMGVAGFFGMFCGIYHWYPKMFGRYMNNTLGDIHFWITIIGAYCIFWPMYYEGLSGMPRRYYDYSTWQSFKQFAELNKFISIAAIVTFFAQLLFIFNFFYSMFKGRKVRSQNPYHSNTLEWTTPIIPGHGNWPGEIPEVYRWPYDYNKDGREFTTQVTPIGADETEH; translated from the coding sequence ATGAGTAATGAATTAGTATTAAATCCGGGAGTTGATATAGCTGGAGATGCACATGCTCATGAGCATCATCACCATCAACCTTTTATCACAAAGTATATTTTTAGTTTTGATCATAAGATGATCGCTAAACAATATTTATTAAGTGGTATTTTCTGGGCCATTATTGGTGGTTTGATGTCTTTGGTTTTCCGTTTGCAACTTGGATTTCCAGATCAAGCATTTCCATTATTAGAAGAGGTATTAGGTAAAAAATGGGCGCCAGGTGGACATATTAATGCGGATGCCTATTATAGTTTGATTACAATTCATGGAACTGTATTATTGTTCTTTGTATTAACTGGTGGATTAAGTGGAACTTTTGCAAATTTCTTAATTCCTTTACAAATTGGAGCAAGAGATATGGCTTCTCCTTTGATGAATATGTTGAGCTATTGGTTCTTCTTTTTATCTGGGTTAATTATGTTATGTTCATTATTTTTAGAAACAGGACCTTTTGCAGGTGGTTGGCAAGCATATCCTCCATTAAGTGCTTTGGGTGATGCTTCTAAAGGTTCCAAAGCGGGTATGGATTATTGGACTACAGCTATGGTACTTTTCGTTGTTTCTCAGTTGTTAGGTGGTCTTAATTATATTTCGACTGTCTTGAATATGAGAACAAAAGGTATGAGTATGACAAGAATGCCGCTTACTATTTGGGGATTAATGTTCCAAGCAGTTTTAGGTGTATTATCTTTCCCTGTATTAACGGCTGGTTTTGTATTACTTATTTTTGATAGACACTTTGGAACTAGTTTCTATTTATCTGATATTTTTGTAAATGGTGTTGGTGCTCTTTCTCATGAAGGTGGTAATGCTATTCTTTATCAACATTTATTCTGGTTCTTAGGTCATCCTGAAGTTTACATTGTAATTCTTCCAGCGATGGGTCTAGTATCTGAAGTAATGTCTGTAAATGCACGTAAGCCAATCTTTGGTTATACTGCAATGATTGGATCCATGGCTGCGATTGTTGTATTAGCATTCTTAGTATGGGCGCATCACATGTTTGTAACAGGTTTAAATCCATTCCTCGGATCAATATTCGTATTGTTAACGTTGTTGATTGCTATTCCTTCTGCGATTAAAGCCTTTAACTGGATTACAACACTTTGGAGAGGAAATAACATTTTCCGTCCTGGTATGTTATTCGCAATCGGTTTTGTGAGTGTATTTATTTCTGGTGGTTTGACTGGTATTTTCTTAGGAAATGCAGCAATTGATATACATATACATGATACTTATTTTGTGATTGCTCACTTTCACTTAGTAATGGGTGTGGCAGGTTTCTTTGGAATGTTCTGTGGCATTTATCATTGGTATCCAAAAATGTTTGGACGCTATATGAATAATACTTTAGGTGATATTCATTTTTGGATTACAATCATAGGAGCTTATTGTATATTTTGGCCTATGTATTATGAAGGTTTATCAGGTATGCCAAGACGTTATTATGATTATAGCACATGGCAATCTTTCAAACAATTTGCTGAATTGAATAAGTTTATATCTATTGCAGCTATTGTAACATTCTTTGCTCAATTGTTATTTATATTCAATTTCTTCTATTCTATGTTTAAAGGTAGAAAGGTAAGATCTCAAAATCCATATCATAGTAATACATTAGAATGGACAACTCCTATCATACCTGGTCATGGTAATTGGCCTGGAGAAATTCCTGAAGTATATCGTTGGCCTTATGATTATAACAAGGATGGCCGTGAATTTACAACACAGGTTACTCCAATTGGAGCGGATGAAACTGAACACTAG
- the cyoE gene encoding heme o synthase — MSLKVRDYIILMKFTLSFTVVFSCVICYLLAPNVLFDLKMVILLFVAGMLVTGSASAINQSIEKDTDALMKRTADRPVASGRVSQNEAYIFAGITGIIGVLMMYLFFNLSSAILSAFSLFFYAFVYTPLKKVSSIAVLAGALPGALPCFIGWVAGTDLISPFSFTEVGHVSNIAGWALFGIQFLWQFPHFWAIAWVAHGDYSKAGFKLLPADKGPTKFTAIQTILYSIVMLPVGVIPKYLGLTGNISFWIVIVLNLFLIVQCVRLYKDMNVKAARLVMFSSYIYLPLVYLSLLADKVHFI, encoded by the coding sequence TTGTCTCTTAAGGTACGTGATTATATCATTTTGATGAAATTTACCTTAAGTTTTACAGTGGTTTTTTCCTGCGTTATATGTTATTTGTTGGCTCCCAATGTATTATTTGATCTAAAAATGGTCATACTGTTATTTGTGGCAGGTATGTTGGTTACGGGCAGTGCGAGTGCTATAAATCAGTCTATTGAAAAAGACACAGATGCTTTAATGAAGCGTACTGCAGATCGTCCAGTTGCTAGTGGTAGGGTTTCACAAAATGAAGCATATATCTTTGCTGGTATTACTGGTATTATAGGGGTATTGATGATGTATTTATTTTTCAATCTTTCCTCTGCTATACTTTCTGCATTTAGTTTGTTCTTTTATGCATTTGTCTATACACCTTTAAAAAAGGTTAGTTCTATTGCTGTATTAGCTGGCGCGCTTCCTGGTGCTTTACCTTGCTTTATTGGTTGGGTCGCAGGTACTGATTTAATCTCACCTTTTTCATTTACAGAGGTTGGGCATGTTTCTAATATCGCTGGTTGGGCTTTATTTGGAATTCAGTTTTTATGGCAATTTCCTCATTTTTGGGCTATTGCTTGGGTTGCTCATGGTGATTATAGTAAAGCTGGTTTCAAATTATTACCTGCTGATAAAGGTCCTACGAAATTTACTGCAATTCAGACAATTTTATATAGTATAGTTATGTTACCAGTGGGTGTTATACCTAAATACCTTGGTTTAACTGGTAATATTAGTTTTTGGATTGTAATTGTTTTAAATCTCTTCTTGATTGTTCAGTGTGTTCGTTTGTATAAAGACATGAATGTAAAGGCGGCAAGACTGGTAATGTTTAGTAGTTATATTTATTTGCCTTTAGTTTATTTATCTTTATTGGCAGATAAGGTTCATTTTATATAA